The Pectobacterium wasabiae CFBP 3304 DNA segment TTTACCCGTTATCGGACGTCACGCTCTAGCCTTAAAAACAGGTTAGGATATCCTGATGCTTAATGTGATAATTCTTTTACCATCAGCAAGTTTGGTTACCTTGCAAGCACAGGAGAAACTATGCGTACTGCGTTGAACATCCTTAATTTCGTACTGGGTGGTTTTTTCACCACATTAGCCTGGCTTCTGGCAACCGTCGTCAGCGTGCTGCTGATCTTCACTTTACCGCTAACGCGCTCATGCTGGGAAATCACCAAATTGTCGCTTTTTCCTTATGGCAATGAAGCCATCCATGTTGATGAGCTACGCCCCGATGAAAAAAACGCCATTCTCAGCGCTGGCGGTTCCTTGCTTAATATCTTCTGGTTAATTTTCTTTGGCTGGTGGCTTTGCCTGTCGCATATCATTACCGGTATCGCGCAGTGCATTACGATCATTGGCATTCCTGTCGGCATCGCCAACTTTAAAATTGCTGCCATCGCGCTATGGCCTGTC contains these protein-coding regions:
- a CDS encoding YccF domain-containing protein; protein product: MRTALNILNFVLGGFFTTLAWLLATVVSVLLIFTLPLTRSCWEITKLSLFPYGNEAIHVDELRPDEKNAILSAGGSLLNIFWLIFFGWWLCLSHIITGIAQCITIIGIPVGIANFKIAAIALWPVGRRVVSVELAQAARENNARRHYR